The genomic interval TGTAAATTTTTAGCCACAACTATTGCATTTGACTTTACAAATTTTACCACTTTTAAAGCAAAAATTAAATCTTTTTCTTCTTGACTTGTAGGTTTAGCTTTAGTAACAACCTCTAAATCTTCATATAATCTATTATTTGCATCTTGAACTAAAATTCCACCATCAACTTTTATTAGCTCTTTTTTGTCACTTGGTTTATCTTTACATTCAATAAGTCTAATATTTTTCTTTTTACTTAATATTTCTAAAGCTGAGCTTGAAAAACTAGGTGCTATTATAATTTCTAAAAATATTTCATTTAATAATTTTGCACTTGCTTCATCAACTTCTCTATTGAAAGCTACTATTCCACCAAAAATAGATACGGGATCTGTTTCATAAGCTTTTCTATAAGCTTCTTCAACATTATCTCCTAAGGCAACTCCACAAGGCGTAGAATGTTTTACAGCACAACAACAAATTTCATCAAATTCAGAAACAACCTTCCAAGCAAGATCCATATCTCTGATATTATTGTATGAAAGCTCTTTTCCATTAAGTTGTTTAAAGTTTTTCATAGCACCATCAGACATATTATCTGTATAGTATGCAGCTTTTTGATGTGAATTTTCTCCATATCTCATTTCCATAGACTTTTTATATGAAATATTTAGATATTCTGGAAAGTCTTCATCCAATAAGAATTGTGATATAGCTGCATCATAGGCAGAAGTCAGATTAAATACTTTTCCTGCTAATTTTTTTCTAGTTTCATAAGAAACATCATCACTATTATTTATTTCTTCTTTTATAAGCTCATAATCTTTCACATCAGAAATGACAACCACATCTTTAAAAGATTTAGCAGCAGACCTAAGCATAGTAGGTCCACCTATATCAATAAATTCAATTTTTTCTTCAAAAGATAAATCTTCTTTTACTTTTTCAAAGAAAGGATATAAATTTACTATAACATAATCAATAGTATCTATATTTCTTTCTTTTAAAGTTCTCATATGTTCTTCATTATCTCTTAATGCTAAAATTCCACCATGTATATTTGGATGTAAAGTTTTAACTCTACCATCTAACATTTCTTCAAAATTTGTTATCTTACTAACTTCAATAACTTCAATATTATTTTCTTTTAAATATTTATATGTTCCACCAGTAGAAATAATTTCTATTCCTTTACTAACTAAAAATTTTGCAAAATCCAATATACCTGTCTTATCATATACTGAAATTAAAGCTCTTTTTTTCATCTCAATTCCCTTTCATATTTTTTATTTTTGAGTTTAGATTCTACAATATCTTTTTAATACCTTTAATCAATAATTTATGTTCTTGTTCCAAAACTCTTTTTTGTAATGTTTCAGGAGTATCATCTTCTAATACTGGAATTTTTACATTAGTTATAATTTCACCAGCATCTATTTCATTAGTGACGAAGTGGACAGTACATCCACTTTCTTTTTCACCAGCTTTTATAACTGCTTCATGGACTTTTATACCATACATACCTTTTCCACCAAATTTTGGTAATAAAGAAGGATGTATATTTATAACTCTTTTATCCCATTTTTTTATAAATTTTTCAGTCAAAATTGACAAATACCCTGCTAAAACAATATAATCAGTTTTACATCCTTCTAATGTAGAATCAATAATCTCATTAGCTAACTTATTATCAATAATTTTTCTATCTAATAATA from Fusobacterium pseudoperiodonticum carries:
- the purH gene encoding bifunctional phosphoribosylaminoimidazolecarboxamide formyltransferase/IMP cyclohydrolase — protein: MKKRALISVYDKTGILDFAKFLVSKGIEIISTGGTYKYLKENNIEVIEVSKITNFEEMLDGRVKTLHPNIHGGILALRDNEEHMRTLKERNIDTIDYVIVNLYPFFEKVKEDLSFEEKIEFIDIGGPTMLRSAAKSFKDVVVISDVKDYELIKEEINNSDDVSYETRKKLAGKVFNLTSAYDAAISQFLLDEDFPEYLNISYKKSMEMRYGENSHQKAAYYTDNMSDGAMKNFKQLNGKELSYNNIRDMDLAWKVVSEFDEICCCAVKHSTPCGVALGDNVEEAYRKAYETDPVSIFGGIVAFNREVDEASAKLLNEIFLEIIIAPSFSSSALEILSKKKNIRLIECKDKPSDKKELIKVDGGILVQDANNRLYEDLEVVTKAKPTSQEEKDLIFALKVVKFVKSNAIVVAKNLQTLGIGGGEVSRIWAAEKALERAKERFNTTDVVLSSDAFFPFKDVVELAAKNGVKAIIQPSGSVNDKDSIEECDKNNISMIFSKLRHFKH
- the purN gene encoding phosphoribosylglycinamide formyltransferase, with the translated sequence MSEINKKKIAVLVSGSGSNLQSIIDNVENGNLNCEITYVIADRECYGLQRAEKHGIETLLLDRKIIDNKLANEIIDSTLEGCKTDYIVLAGYLSILTEKFIKKWDKRVINIHPSLLPKFGGKGMYGIKVHEAVIKAGEKESGCTVHFVTNEIDAGEIITNVKIPVLEDDTPETLQKRVLEQEHKLLIKGIKKIL